A window of the Deltaproteobacteria bacterium genome harbors these coding sequences:
- a CDS encoding peptidase M16 has translation MKQQYNKSVLPNGIRVLTERIPNVRSVSVGVWVIVGARDEDASNSGISHFIEHMIFKGTERRTALDIAKAFDQMGGFSNAFTSKEITCFHAKVMDIHLDRLLDLFSDIFLRSRFDDKEMERERQVIIQEIGMLEDSPDELIHELFNRFYWPGSSLAQSILGTVDSVSAIRPQTLKEFVSNAYVGPKVLVAAAGNLEHEPFVAKISELFGDLASINGRSSRSRAVPHLGVKFYQRDLEQLHVLMGYEGPSSSDPQRYPSLLLNVILGGSMSSRLFQEIREKRGLAYSVYSFFSSFQDTGMLGIYAGISAKQLSDVVELMHGELKKLADQSVEYDEMEAARDHVKGGLLLSAESTDSRMTLLAKNEINLGQFVSYDEIIRKINAVTPEEIKQMATRCLEKGPALVCLGPVPDEEAGRSEELTNSLRTVRE, from the coding sequence GTGAAGCAGCAATACAATAAATCCGTCCTTCCAAACGGCATTCGCGTGCTTACTGAGCGCATACCCAATGTCCGCTCGGTATCAGTCGGTGTGTGGGTTATTGTAGGCGCCAGGGATGAGGATGCCAGTAACTCGGGCATTTCCCACTTTATCGAGCATATGATTTTTAAGGGGACTGAACGGCGTACCGCCCTGGACATCGCCAAGGCCTTTGACCAGATGGGCGGCTTTTCCAATGCCTTTACCTCCAAAGAGATCACCTGCTTCCATGCAAAGGTAATGGATATCCATCTGGACAGGCTGCTGGATTTATTCTCTGATATTTTTCTCCGTTCCAGATTTGACGACAAGGAGATGGAAAGAGAACGTCAGGTCATAATACAAGAGATCGGTATGCTTGAAGACTCTCCGGATGAGTTGATTCACGAACTTTTTAACAGATTTTACTGGCCCGGAAGCAGCCTTGCGCAATCCATTCTCGGTACTGTTGACAGTGTCAGCGCAATAAGGCCACAGACCTTGAAGGAGTTTGTGAGTAATGCCTATGTAGGTCCAAAGGTCCTGGTCGCTGCAGCAGGCAACCTGGAACACGAGCCTTTTGTTGCCAAGATAAGCGAACTTTTTGGAGACCTGGCGTCTATCAATGGCCGTTCATCTCGCTCTAGGGCGGTACCTCACCTCGGGGTCAAATTTTACCAAAGGGACCTGGAACAGCTTCACGTACTGATGGGTTATGAAGGGCCGAGCTCCTCAGACCCCCAACGCTATCCCTCTCTGTTGCTTAACGTAATCCTCGGCGGATCCATGAGTTCCCGGCTGTTTCAGGAGATAAGAGAAAAGCGGGGACTTGCCTACTCAGTCTATTCCTTTTTCTCTTCGTTTCAGGATACCGGGATGCTGGGAATTTATGCAGGCATCTCTGCCAAACAGCTTTCAGATGTGGTTGAGTTAATGCACGGAGAGCTAAAAAAGCTCGCGGATCAATCTGTTGAATACGATGAGATGGAAGCCGCCAGGGATCACGTCAAGGGTGGATTGCTGCTCTCTGCGGAAAGCACGGACAGCCGCATGACGCTTCTGGCAAAAAATGAAATAAATCTGGGCCAATTCGTCTCCTATGATGAAATAATCCGCAAAATTAATGCAGTTACTCCTGAGGAAATAAAGCAGATGGCAACGCGGTGCCTGGAAAAAGGTCCTGCCCTGGTTTGTTTAGGGCCGGTCCCGGATGAAGAGGCCGGGAGGTCTGAGGAGTTGACAAATTCTTTGCGGACAGTTCGTGAGTAA
- a CDS encoding dUTP diphosphatase yields MPVVVQIKRLSHAVDLPLPHYITRQSAGMDLAAAIQHDIHLHPGEIGLVPTGLAVALPHGYEFQIRPRSGLAIRSGLTVINAPGTIDADYRGEIKVGLINLGPETVTIKRKQRIAQMILARIWHASWQEVDSLPATARGEGGFGHSGV; encoded by the coding sequence CTGCCTGTAGTCGTACAGATAAAACGCCTGTCCCACGCGGTTGATCTTCCTCTTCCTCATTATATTACCAGGCAATCGGCAGGTATGGATTTGGCTGCAGCGATCCAACACGACATCCACCTGCATCCGGGGGAAATAGGTCTTGTTCCCACAGGTCTTGCAGTAGCCCTGCCACATGGTTATGAATTCCAGATCCGGCCCAGGAGTGGACTTGCCATCAGATCCGGCCTGACGGTAATAAATGCACCCGGCACTATTGACGCCGACTACCGCGGTGAGATAAAAGTGGGACTCATTAATCTTGGCCCGGAGACTGTCACCATCAAAAGAAAACAAAGGATAGCCCAGATGATCCTTGCCAGGATCTGGCATGCAAGCTGGCAAGAAGTGGATTCATTACCTGCAACCGCAAGGGGTGAAGGCGGCTTTGGTCATAGCGGGGTTTAG
- a CDS encoding threonine synthase — translation MRYISTRGGIDPVSFTEAVMMGLAADGGLLLPDPIPSLDSATIDAWKGLSYPELALEVMSLFVDDLSDKELGALISDAYIKFDTPEVTPVVKVGKHYILELFHGPTLAFKDIALQVLGNLFSYLLKESGKKMNILGATSGDTGSAAIYGVKGKDNINIFILHPQGRVSKIQALQMTTVPEKNVFNIGVQGTFDDCQAIVKAIFNQLDFKARYHLGSINSINWARVLAQVVYYVYATLKVKEQTGDESVNFSVPTGNFGDIFAGYIAKQLIRPNIKRLILATNENNILTRFVLRGRYTKSEVIPTISPSMDIQVASNFERYLYYLYNQESERVRQAFILLDKKDEIIISQEERSRVRKDFASASIDQASTIATIRDTYKETGYILDPHTAVGVAAAERLGPDLPKGPTICLATAHPAKFPEAIRKAIGKEPERPESLKGIESRPSRCEILPAEVNAVKNYIVKQAL, via the coding sequence ATGAGATACATAAGCACCCGCGGAGGAATTGATCCTGTATCCTTCACAGAGGCCGTAATGATGGGTCTTGCTGCAGACGGAGGGCTGTTATTGCCGGATCCCATCCCATCTTTGGATTCCGCGACTATTGACGCATGGAAGGGCCTGAGTTATCCGGAGCTTGCCTTGGAGGTCATGAGCCTCTTTGTTGATGATCTTTCAGACAAAGAGCTTGGAGCCCTCATCAGCGATGCCTATATCAAATTTGATACGCCTGAAGTCACCCCTGTTGTTAAAGTCGGCAAACACTATATCCTGGAGCTCTTTCATGGGCCCACTCTGGCCTTTAAGGACATTGCCCTGCAAGTTCTGGGAAATCTCTTTTCTTATCTTCTTAAGGAATCAGGTAAAAAAATGAACATCCTCGGCGCCACTTCCGGAGATACAGGCAGTGCCGCTATCTATGGGGTCAAAGGAAAGGATAATATTAACATCTTTATACTCCATCCCCAGGGACGGGTGAGTAAGATACAGGCCCTCCAGATGACCACTGTGCCGGAGAAAAATGTCTTTAATATCGGAGTGCAAGGCACCTTTGATGACTGTCAGGCCATAGTCAAGGCCATATTCAATCAGCTTGATTTCAAGGCTCGATATCATCTGGGCTCCATCAACTCCATTAATTGGGCCAGGGTCCTTGCTCAGGTCGTATATTACGTCTATGCCACGCTGAAAGTAAAAGAGCAGACAGGAGACGAATCAGTCAATTTCTCTGTACCAACCGGAAACTTCGGAGACATCTTTGCAGGTTATATAGCAAAACAGCTTATTCGACCTAATATAAAAAGACTGATCCTTGCCACGAATGAAAACAATATCCTGACCCGTTTTGTCCTCCGGGGCCGCTATACCAAAAGCGAAGTGATCCCCACCATAAGTCCCTCCATGGATATCCAGGTCGCCAGCAATTTTGAACGTTATCTTTATTACCTGTACAATCAGGAATCCGAAAGGGTAAGGCAGGCATTTATCCTTCTCGATAAGAAAGACGAAATTATCATTAGCCAGGAGGAACGGTCCCGGGTGAGAAAGGATTTTGCCTCTGCCTCTATAGATCAGGCCTCAACCATTGCAACTATCAGGGACACGTATAAGGAGACGGGCTATATTCTGGATCCCCACACTGCAGTAGGGGTAGCCGCGGCTGAAAGGCTGGGCCCTGATCTACCAAAGGGACCCACTATCTGTCTGGCCACCGCACATCCGGCAAAATTTCCTGAGGCTATACGCAAGGCCATAGGCAAGGAACCAGAGCGACCGGAATCATTAAAGGGAATTGAAAGCAGGCCCAGCAGATGCGAAATTTTACCTGCAGAGGTAAACGCAGTAAAAAACTATATTGTTAAGCAGGCACTTTGA
- the pnp gene encoding polyribonucleotide nucleotidyltransferase — MIKLKTQINDMTFSLETGRLAKQANGAILARMGETVVLVTAVTSGKVREGVDYLPLMVDYQEMFYGSGRIPGNYFRREIGRPSEKETLTSRLIDRPLRPRFPDGYAFDTQIIATVLSVDTEIDPDVVAITAASAALCISDIPFDGPIAGVRVGRVEGKLIANPTRTQLSNSDFNVIVAGTRSAIIMVEGWAAVLSEQEVLDAIFFGHESLTPLFDLQDELVEKAGKPKMTVPEPDSDPELIKRVRESARERMLAAIQIPSKIERNKEIKRLKTEVQEALGADHPGREHEISECLKDLEKELMRTLIIKEKRRIDGRTFEEVRPISCSVGELPRTHGSAVFTRGETQVLAVATLGSSEDEQRIESPAGQRYKHFMLHYNFTPYSVGEVRPLRGPARRDIGHGVLAERALAGVVPPADDFPYTIRIVSDVLESNGSSSMATVCGGALAMMDAGIPVRDMVAGVAMGLIKENRNVIILSDILGDEDHMGDMDFKVAGTEEGITALQMDIKISGISRDILSRALIQAKDARLYILDKMRKVIDHPRKDLSPYAPKIITLNINPEKIRDLIGPGGKHIRGIIAETGVKIDVDDSGEVNIFSSSEEAAEDAIKRIKDLTKEAEVGDIYLGTVKKIMDFGAFVEILPGCDGLVHISQLENRHVKNVKDILSEGDEVLVKVIGIDQQGRIKLSRKAAMDEQGAAVQK, encoded by the coding sequence ATGATAAAATTAAAGACACAGATAAATGACATGACCTTCTCCCTTGAGACGGGACGTCTGGCCAAGCAGGCCAACGGTGCCATTTTGGCCAGAATGGGGGAAACCGTAGTCCTGGTGACAGCGGTGACCTCTGGTAAAGTGCGGGAGGGAGTGGACTACCTGCCACTCATGGTAGACTATCAGGAGATGTTCTACGGGTCAGGCCGCATTCCCGGGAATTATTTCCGCAGGGAGATCGGAAGACCCAGTGAAAAAGAAACTCTCACCTCACGGCTGATAGATCGTCCGCTTCGGCCCAGATTTCCCGATGGATACGCGTTCGATACCCAGATAATAGCAACGGTGCTTTCCGTGGATACAGAGATCGATCCCGATGTAGTTGCCATTACCGCGGCATCCGCGGCCCTTTGTATCTCAGACATACCATTTGATGGTCCTATTGCCGGCGTGAGAGTAGGAAGGGTGGAAGGCAAATTAATAGCCAATCCCACCAGGACCCAGTTATCGAATTCTGATTTTAACGTCATTGTTGCAGGTACGAGAAGCGCGATAATCATGGTAGAGGGTTGGGCAGCAGTGCTTTCAGAACAGGAAGTGCTGGACGCGATTTTTTTCGGTCATGAATCACTGACGCCATTGTTCGATCTCCAGGATGAGCTCGTTGAAAAGGCAGGTAAACCCAAGATGACTGTCCCTGAACCCGATTCGGACCCCGAGCTTATAAAAAGGGTCAGGGAATCCGCCAGGGAGAGGATGCTTGCAGCCATACAGATACCTTCCAAAATCGAACGAAACAAGGAAATAAAGCGCCTTAAAACAGAGGTTCAGGAGGCGTTGGGTGCTGACCATCCCGGTCGTGAGCATGAGATATCAGAGTGCCTGAAAGACCTTGAAAAGGAGCTGATGCGTACTTTGATCATAAAAGAAAAGCGCCGGATTGACGGCAGGACTTTTGAAGAAGTCAGGCCGATTTCCTGCTCTGTGGGAGAACTCCCCCGTACCCACGGCTCAGCGGTCTTCACCCGCGGAGAAACCCAGGTGCTGGCTGTGGCAACCCTTGGCAGTTCTGAAGACGAGCAGAGGATTGAATCCCCTGCAGGACAACGTTATAAACACTTCATGCTGCACTATAATTTTACTCCGTACAGCGTAGGCGAAGTCAGGCCGCTAAGGGGTCCGGCACGAAGAGATATCGGCCATGGCGTGCTGGCGGAACGGGCACTGGCCGGAGTAGTACCTCCTGCGGACGATTTTCCATATACTATTCGAATTGTCTCAGATGTCCTGGAATCCAACGGCTCATCTTCCATGGCTACCGTTTGCGGCGGGGCGCTTGCCATGATGGATGCCGGCATCCCTGTTCGAGATATGGTGGCAGGGGTGGCCATGGGCCTTATAAAAGAGAATAGGAATGTCATCATACTCTCTGATATCCTGGGGGATGAAGACCACATGGGCGATATGGATTTCAAGGTCGCGGGGACAGAGGAAGGAATTACCGCCCTGCAGATGGATATCAAGATTTCAGGGATAAGCCGGGATATTTTGAGCAGGGCGCTTATACAGGCAAAAGATGCAAGGCTCTATATCCTGGACAAGATGAGAAAAGTGATAGATCACCCCAGAAAAGACCTTTCACCATATGCACCTAAGATCATCACCCTCAATATCAATCCGGAAAAGATCCGGGATCTTATTGGCCCGGGCGGAAAGCATATACGGGGCATAATAGCAGAAACCGGCGTAAAGATAGACGTTGATGATTCAGGCGAGGTGAACATCTTTTCCTCTTCAGAGGAGGCGGCAGAAGATGCCATAAAAAGGATCAAGGACCTCACAAAAGAGGCCGAGGTCGGAGATATCTATCTCGGGACCGTAAAAAAGATCATGGACTTCGGGGCCTTTGTTGAGATATTGCCGGGCTGTGACGGTCTGGTGCATATTTCTCAACTGGAGAACAGGCATGTGAAAAATGTAAAGGATATACTTTCCGAAGGCGACGAAGTCCTTGTAAAAGTCATAGGTATAGATCAACAAGGCAGGATCAAGCTCAGCCGCAAGGCTGCCATGGATGAGCAGGGAGCTGCTGTTCAAAAGTGA
- a CDS encoding 30S ribosomal protein S15 — MVLNPERKREIIESFQTHETDTGSPEVQIALLSARIGYLTEHFKIHKKDHASRHGLLKLVGQRRRMLDYLKNRDVGRYRKVIKELGIRK; from the coding sequence GTGGTTTTGAATCCGGAACGTAAGAGAGAGATAATAGAAAGTTTCCAGACCCACGAAACCGACACCGGTTCCCCCGAGGTCCAGATAGCCCTGTTGAGTGCCCGCATCGGCTATCTGACCGAGCACTTCAAGATCCACAAAAAGGATCATGCCTCAAGACACGGCCTGTTAAAACTTGTGGGCCAGAGAAGGAGAATGCTCGATTACCTCAAGAACCGGGATGTGGGGCGGTACAGGAAAGTTATAAAGGAATTGGGAATCCGCAAGTGA
- a CDS encoding aminotransferase: protein MDKRYLMAPGPVTVAPEVLAKMSEPIIHHRSPQFSAILNRVREDLKYLYQTKNDVLILASSGTGGMEASVVNLLSPGDKALVIRGGKFGERWDELCNTYGVNAVNIDVTWGEAVDPQEVKKVLDANPEARAVFVQAHETSTGVKHPVKELGELIRERPNTVLVVDAISALGVYELKTDDWGLDVVITGSQKSLSLPPGLAFVSISEKAWEFVEKAQLPKYYFNFLKEKKALAKQTTAFTPAVSLIVGLEEVLRSIRTAGLPVLFAHHRRLSEGTKAGVAAMGLEFFSMAPSEAITVIKSPEGIDGQDVVKILREEYGITIAGGQAQAKGKIFRISHMGHLVEWDMIIALAAVERALKQLGYSIELGRGVAAAEAYFAQNR from the coding sequence ATGGATAAGCGCTACCTCATGGCTCCCGGCCCTGTTACTGTAGCACCCGAGGTTCTGGCAAAGATGTCAGAGCCTATCATCCACCACAGGTCACCTCAATTTTCAGCGATACTCAACAGGGTCAGGGAGGATCTCAAATATCTCTATCAAACGAAAAATGATGTCCTGATCCTGGCATCTTCTGGTACTGGAGGCATGGAGGCATCTGTCGTCAACTTGCTTTCTCCAGGAGACAAGGCCTTGGTGATACGGGGAGGGAAGTTTGGTGAGCGCTGGGATGAGCTGTGCAATACTTATGGAGTAAATGCGGTAAATATAGACGTCACCTGGGGAGAGGCCGTTGATCCACAGGAAGTCAAGAAGGTTCTGGACGCCAATCCGGAAGCCAGGGCCGTATTTGTCCAAGCCCACGAAACCTCCACCGGAGTCAAACACCCTGTCAAGGAATTGGGGGAACTGATCAGGGAGAGACCGAACACGGTTCTGGTAGTTGACGCCATAAGTGCCCTCGGGGTTTATGAGCTTAAGACGGATGACTGGGGTCTGGATGTGGTGATAACGGGCTCCCAGAAATCCCTGTCCCTGCCGCCCGGTCTGGCATTTGTGAGTATCAGCGAAAAGGCCTGGGAGTTTGTAGAAAAGGCGCAACTGCCAAAATACTACTTCAATTTCCTAAAGGAGAAAAAGGCCCTTGCGAAACAGACCACCGCCTTCACTCCAGCGGTCTCCCTTATAGTTGGGCTTGAAGAGGTACTTCGCAGCATACGGACAGCCGGGCTTCCCGTCCTCTTTGCTCACCACAGGCGTCTTTCAGAAGGTACAAAGGCAGGAGTGGCTGCCATGGGGCTTGAGTTTTTCTCTATGGCCCCATCCGAGGCCATAACGGTCATCAAGTCCCCTGAGGGAATAGATGGCCAGGATGTGGTTAAGATCCTGAGAGAAGAATACGGGATCACCATCGCAGGCGGCCAGGCCCAGGCCAAGGGTAAGATCTTCCGTATTTCCCATATGGGACACTTGGTCGAATGGGATATGATTATCGCATTGGCCGCGGTGGAAAGAGCGCTCAAGCAACTCGGTTATTCTATTGAATTGGGGAGGGGTGTTGCTGCCGCAGAGGCGTACTTTGCTCAAAATAGGTAA
- a CDS encoding phosphoglycerate dehydrogenase — protein sequence MKVLVTDPIAKDGIEILKAAGLNVDERPGILSEELIEAIQDADGLIIRSNTKVTREVVDAAKELKVVGRAGTGLDNVDIAACNRRGIVVMNTPGGNTNSAAEHTIAMIMALSRHIPQATASMKAGRWEKKRFSGQEVAGKTLGIIGIGRIGSIVSQLAQGLKMQVVAYDPHIRPEMAKKLGVELTDLDNVLARADYISVHTPLTAETRGFVNAELFNKMKDGVMVLNCARGGIIDEQDLYEAMKSGKVAGAALDVFETEPADKEHPLFSLDRFICTPHLGASTGEAQKNVAVAIARQISDYLTKGEVRNAVNMPSVSGETLVQLAPILSLADKLGAFHAQLATAPVDELTIHYQGDIADLDTRPVTISVIKGLLSPILRDEVNFVNASILAEERGIKVTESKSKTSEDFTSLLTVTVKTADGTNTLAGTIFGKKEPRLVKINDFCLEAVPEGHMLLIYNEDRPGVIGRIGITLGEANINIGQMQVGQDPFHHRNVILLTTDELVGRDVLSRLLQQDGVEKAQAIEL from the coding sequence ATGAAGGTCTTAGTAACTGACCCAATAGCAAAAGATGGAATTGAGATTTTAAAAGCCGCCGGGCTTAATGTGGACGAGCGTCCCGGCATCTTGTCAGAGGAACTGATCGAGGCCATTCAGGATGCCGACGGCCTTATAATTCGCAGCAATACCAAGGTAACCAGGGAAGTAGTAGATGCTGCCAAAGAGCTGAAAGTTGTGGGAAGGGCAGGTACGGGCCTTGATAATGTAGACATTGCTGCCTGCAACAGGCGGGGTATCGTTGTGATGAATACCCCGGGAGGCAACACAAACTCCGCTGCGGAACACACCATAGCCATGATAATGGCGCTTTCACGCCACATTCCCCAGGCAACCGCCTCAATGAAGGCGGGCAGGTGGGAAAAAAAGCGCTTTTCAGGTCAGGAGGTGGCTGGAAAGACCCTTGGGATAATAGGTATCGGCCGGATCGGGAGTATCGTTTCACAGCTTGCACAAGGTCTCAAGATGCAGGTTGTGGCATATGACCCTCATATACGTCCGGAAATGGCCAAAAAGCTCGGAGTGGAGTTGACTGACCTTGACAATGTCCTTGCAAGGGCTGATTACATATCCGTACACACTCCCTTGACCGCAGAGACAAGGGGGTTTGTCAATGCCGAGCTTTTCAATAAGATGAAGGACGGGGTCATGGTGCTTAACTGTGCCCGTGGCGGGATCATTGACGAACAGGATCTATACGAGGCCATGAAGTCAGGAAAGGTGGCAGGCGCGGCCCTGGACGTGTTTGAAACAGAACCGGCAGACAAAGAACACCCTCTGTTCTCTCTGGACCGCTTTATCTGTACGCCTCACCTCGGTGCCTCAACCGGGGAGGCCCAGAAAAACGTTGCCGTGGCTATTGCCAGGCAGATCTCAGACTACCTCACAAAGGGAGAGGTGCGAAATGCCGTAAATATGCCATCAGTCAGCGGAGAGACCCTGGTTCAGCTCGCTCCCATCCTCAGCCTTGCCGATAAATTAGGGGCCTTTCATGCCCAGCTTGCCACCGCACCCGTGGATGAACTAACCATTCACTATCAAGGGGATATAGCAGACCTTGACACCAGACCTGTTACCATATCGGTGATCAAGGGCCTCCTTTCCCCGATACTCAGAGACGAAGTGAACTTTGTAAACGCCTCTATACTTGCTGAGGAGCGAGGTATAAAAGTTACGGAATCCAAAAGCAAGACATCTGAGGACTTTACCAGTCTCCTGACCGTTACGGTAAAAACAGCCGACGGTACCAATACCCTGGCAGGAACCATATTCGGGAAAAAAGAACCCCGGCTTGTAAAAATCAATGATTTCTGCCTGGAAGCCGTACCAGAAGGACATATGTTGCTTATTTACAATGAAGATCGTCCAGGTGTAATCGGTCGAATCGGAATCACCCTGGGTGAGGCGAACATCAACATAGGCCAAATGCAAGTGGGACAGGATCCATTTCATCACCGGAATGTCATACTTCTGACCACTGATGAGCTCGTAGGGCGGGATGTCCTTTCTCGTCTTCTGCAGCAGGATGGTGTTGAAAAGGCCCAAGCCATTGAACTCTGA
- the scpB gene encoding SMC-Scp complex subunit ScpB — MTTSRQNLKSIIEAMLFVADRPIGLKKFIQLLPEYDRYSIITTLEIIQREYRDGKCGFELKEVAGGFRFQTCRSLRSWVLRLKRSSPVRLSKAALETLALVAYRQPITRAEIESVRGVDTSGTLHFLLDRNIIRIVGRKDLPGRPLLYGTTRHFLEVFELKDLSDLPSLAEMAEPERRTNGPPQIPLFRQVRG, encoded by the coding sequence ATGACGACCAGCCGGCAAAATCTGAAATCTATTATTGAGGCCATGTTATTTGTAGCGGACCGGCCTATTGGTTTAAAGAAATTCATCCAGCTTTTGCCTGAATATGACAGATATTCAATAATCACTACATTAGAGATTATCCAGAGGGAGTACAGAGACGGAAAATGCGGCTTTGAACTAAAGGAGGTGGCAGGGGGATTTCGTTTTCAGACCTGCAGGAGCTTGCGAAGCTGGGTGCTGAGGCTCAAGAGGTCGAGTCCGGTGAGGCTCAGCAAAGCAGCCCTTGAGACACTTGCCCTCGTGGCGTACAGGCAGCCGATAACAAGGGCGGAGATTGAAAGCGTCAGAGGAGTAGACACCAGCGGCACCCTGCATTTCCTGCTCGACAGAAATATCATCAGGATTGTCGGCAGAAAAGATCTTCCCGGCCGTCCATTGCTTTATGGCACGACCAGGCACTTTCTAGAGGTATTTGAGTTAAAGGACCTCTCAGATCTGCCGTCCCTGGCAGAAATGGCCGAGCCAGAACGCCGGACAAACGGGCCTCCTCAAATTCCGTTGTTCAGACAGGTCAGGGGTTGA
- a CDS encoding cobyric acid synthase produces the protein MANRTRCIMFQGTGSGVGKSMLVAAFCRVLWQKGFRVAPFKAQNMSLNSFVTLDGLEMGRAQVYQAEACGLLPDVRMNPILLKPTGDSQSQVILMGKPAGNLAARSYYSNYQDNLKVVRQAFDSLSRDFDLLVLEGAGSPAEINLQATDLVNMEMAAYAEAPVVIVGDIDRGGVFAWLKGTYDLVSERHRTRVSGFIINKFRGDMSLLSPGISKFQQIIPLPVFGVLPWFNDIVADQEDGVFVNAVSGKNHNGPLKITVVHLPRISNFTDFAPLAFERDVALSFAQRPEESSRCDCLIIPGTKNTRSDLEFLKDTGWDTTIHDRAKNGTIILGICGGYQILGIEVRDPDGVEGQPGSSSGLGLLPVVTEMYSKKSLSRTDITVELPPLFPDPLPVKGYEIHMGATRAEGSFIPLGPGLGADIGAVSENMVAIGIYIHGMFENDSLRRYFLDFLRTRQGLEPIKRVVSYSAFRKEQLDRLVCWISDHADIPGLLSLMDL, from the coding sequence ATGGCAAACAGAACCAGATGCATCATGTTCCAGGGGACAGGCTCGGGTGTCGGAAAGAGTATGCTTGTCGCAGCCTTCTGCCGGGTGCTTTGGCAAAAAGGCTTTAGGGTTGCACCTTTCAAGGCACAGAACATGTCTCTTAATTCTTTTGTCACTCTCGACGGCCTTGAAATGGGAAGGGCCCAGGTATACCAGGCAGAGGCATGCGGGCTTTTGCCCGATGTCCGGATGAATCCGATACTGCTTAAACCCACCGGCGACTCCCAATCACAGGTAATCCTCATGGGGAAACCAGCAGGAAATCTGGCTGCCCGATCCTATTATTCGAACTATCAAGACAATTTGAAAGTAGTCAGGCAGGCCTTTGACTCCCTGTCCCGGGATTTTGACCTGCTGGTCCTGGAAGGGGCCGGAAGCCCGGCTGAAATCAATCTACAGGCCACTGACCTCGTAAACATGGAAATGGCAGCCTACGCCGAGGCACCGGTTGTCATAGTCGGCGACATAGACAGGGGAGGTGTTTTCGCCTGGCTAAAAGGTACCTATGACCTTGTATCCGAGAGACACCGGACCAGGGTTTCAGGCTTTATAATCAACAAATTTCGCGGAGACATGTCACTCCTCAGCCCTGGGATATCCAAGTTTCAACAGATTATACCCCTTCCTGTCTTTGGCGTGCTTCCCTGGTTCAACGACATAGTAGCAGACCAGGAGGACGGTGTATTTGTAAACGCTGTTTCAGGAAAAAACCATAACGGTCCTTTAAAAATCACCGTAGTGCATCTGCCAAGGATCAGTAACTTTACGGACTTTGCCCCCTTGGCCTTTGAGAGAGATGTTGCTCTTTCTTTTGCTCAAAGACCTGAAGAGTCAAGCAGATGCGATTGTCTGATAATCCCGGGCACAAAAAATACCCGCTCCGACCTGGAGTTCTTGAAGGATACCGGTTGGGACACAACAATTCACGATAGAGCAAAAAATGGAACAATAATTTTGGGAATTTGCGGGGGATACCAGATACTGGGCATAGAGGTAAGAGATCCGGACGGGGTGGAAGGACAACCAGGGTCATCATCAGGTCTGGGACTGCTTCCCGTAGTCACTGAGATGTACAGCAAAAAAAGCCTGTCCCGGACGGACATCACGGTTGAGCTGCCGCCGCTTTTCCCGGATCCTTTACCAGTCAAGGGCTATGAAATCCACATGGGGGCAACCCGCGCCGAGGGATCATTTATACCTTTAGGTCCCGGTCTCGGTGCAGATATCGGGGCTGTGAGTGAAAACATGGTTGCCATTGGCATATATATCCATGGCATGTTCGAAAATGACTCCCTTAGGAGATATTTCCTGGATTTTCTACGTACGAGACAAGGCCTTGAACCAATAAAAAGGGTCGTTTCTTACAGTGCCTTTCGCAAAGAACAATTGGATCGTCTGGTCTGCTGGATTTCGGATCATGCGGATATTCCAGGCCTGCTCTCCCTTATGGACCTGTAA
- the rpsU gene encoding 30S ribosomal protein S21 → MGRYSDLVNPKQEGGIPLAIVVEVQENLEKALKVLKKKMQLDGLQRELKNRRFYEKPSVKKRRKMQEAERRRRKARRRRR, encoded by the coding sequence ATGGGAAGATATAGTGATTTAGTTAATCCAAAACAGGAAGGGGGGATACCCTTGGCGATTGTGGTAGAAGTCCAGGAAAACCTGGAAAAGGCCCTCAAGGTGCTAAAGAAAAAGATGCAGCTTGACGGGCTTCAGCGGGAACTGAAAAATCGTCGCTTTTACGAAAAACCGAGTGTAAAAAAACGACGCAAGATGCAAGAGGCCGAACGCAGACGTCGCAAAGCCCGACGCAGACGTCGCTGA